A genomic segment from Nitrospira sp. encodes:
- a CDS encoding Soluble lytic murein transglycosylase yields MTLFRLTSSAIVRAWLLLPCLLSTSVAELAGPLPAAPPLCVSPEDCFRSAVAINERSGSQAQRDQVMALKLDQLRRVMDLYPSTIWAKRAGVLLGVLAIERDPAEAVKLLRAAQSDLPILDDYLRLWIGEALLKLNEPIQAAELLETIPKVVPDSNLIAKAAYRTGEAWYGAKVCFRAVEWLDRALILADKDAAAPAALWRQADCHALENRLPEARTVLKQLWLRYPQSPEARDARARLDTVLGGESWVPTTDDHYIRAQALLGLALQGEAVDELRRFLSLAPAHPQRFEARLKLGVAFVRLKQYDQAREIFQALVADRVQESSEATVWLARVYLRQNQGEKLIGLTRSVVQGPLGGDQRALVHLFAGVWLEDQGRFDEAIAMFRLVTKLGDSASQRTEGLWRVGWVQYRTGRFQEATETFRAVVELHVNGFEPQAMYWAARADERRNHAAAAEQYARVCQRHTYNYYCQLAARRITLPPVVPAVAVSGNQGDAAHERLPDNRRSEIERHTVYQRGIELKTLGFTQDAARELGFLTEQYSRDQDVLLAFSTLLSEVGAYYPALRVAKVHFRDRLERSELPTTPALWTVAYPTGLLPAIAAQGVKVVDPYLAAAIIREESQYDEKAVSVVGAVGLMQLMPVTANAVAQRYGFPAVGREELFDQETNIRLGVRYLGQLLEQYGGNLAYAVAAYNAGPIAVNNWIAVHRGRDQDEFVELIPYQETRLYVKRVLRSYGEYRRLHNGVS; encoded by the coding sequence ATGACACTTTTCCGACTGACGAGTTCGGCGATTGTCAGGGCGTGGCTCCTCCTGCCCTGTCTGCTTTCGACGTCGGTGGCCGAACTAGCAGGGCCCCTGCCTGCTGCTCCCCCGCTCTGTGTCTCGCCTGAAGACTGTTTCCGTTCGGCGGTGGCGATCAACGAACGTTCAGGATCTCAGGCTCAGCGTGATCAAGTGATGGCGCTGAAACTTGATCAGTTGCGTCGGGTCATGGATCTGTATCCTTCGACGATCTGGGCGAAGCGGGCCGGGGTCTTGCTCGGCGTGCTGGCGATCGAACGGGATCCTGCGGAAGCCGTGAAACTCTTACGTGCAGCCCAGTCGGACCTGCCGATTCTCGATGATTACCTTCGCCTGTGGATCGGGGAAGCGCTTCTGAAGCTGAACGAACCCATCCAGGCAGCCGAGTTGTTGGAAACGATTCCGAAGGTGGTGCCGGATTCGAACCTGATCGCCAAGGCCGCCTATCGCACAGGGGAAGCCTGGTACGGTGCGAAGGTGTGTTTTCGCGCCGTGGAATGGTTGGACCGGGCCTTGATCCTCGCGGACAAGGATGCGGCTGCCCCGGCTGCCTTGTGGCGCCAGGCTGATTGCCATGCGCTGGAGAATCGTCTTCCGGAGGCGCGTACCGTGCTGAAGCAACTCTGGCTCCGGTATCCGCAATCGCCGGAGGCCCGTGACGCCAGGGCACGCCTGGACACTGTGCTTGGAGGAGAGTCTTGGGTACCGACCACGGATGACCACTATATTCGGGCGCAGGCCTTGCTTGGTTTGGCCCTGCAAGGCGAGGCGGTCGACGAGTTACGCCGCTTCCTGTCTTTGGCACCGGCGCATCCGCAGAGGTTTGAAGCCCGTCTCAAGCTTGGGGTGGCCTTTGTCCGACTGAAACAATACGACCAGGCGCGAGAGATCTTTCAGGCCCTGGTTGCCGATCGGGTGCAGGAGTCGTCGGAGGCAACCGTGTGGTTGGCCAGGGTTTATTTGCGGCAGAACCAGGGCGAGAAACTCATCGGCTTGACGCGGTCGGTGGTTCAAGGTCCATTGGGCGGTGACCAGCGGGCGCTGGTACACCTCTTTGCGGGCGTGTGGCTGGAGGACCAAGGCCGCTTCGATGAAGCAATCGCCATGTTTCGGCTGGTTACGAAGTTGGGTGACTCGGCGAGCCAACGTACGGAAGGCCTATGGCGTGTCGGGTGGGTGCAATACCGGACCGGCCGGTTCCAGGAGGCGACAGAGACCTTTCGAGCGGTGGTTGAGTTGCATGTGAACGGGTTCGAACCGCAGGCAATGTATTGGGCCGCCAGGGCCGATGAACGGAGGAATCATGCCGCTGCCGCTGAGCAATATGCTCGGGTCTGTCAGCGCCATACCTACAATTATTATTGCCAGTTGGCGGCCAGGCGAATCACCTTGCCGCCGGTCGTTCCGGCCGTCGCGGTCTCAGGAAACCAGGGAGATGCGGCCCACGAGCGTCTGCCGGACAACCGGCGCTCGGAAATCGAGCGGCATACAGTCTATCAACGGGGCATAGAACTGAAGACTTTGGGATTCACCCAAGATGCGGCCCGTGAACTTGGGTTTCTGACGGAACAATACAGTCGGGATCAAGACGTGCTGCTTGCCTTTTCGACGTTGTTGAGCGAAGTAGGGGCCTATTATCCGGCGCTGCGGGTGGCTAAAGTACATTTTCGAGACAGACTCGAGCGAAGCGAGTTACCGACGACACCGGCCCTGTGGACCGTGGCCTACCCCACCGGGCTGCTCCCGGCGATTGCCGCACAGGGCGTCAAGGTTGTCGATCCCTACCTGGCCGCCGCAATTATCCGCGAAGAAAGCCAATATGATGAGAAGGCTGTCTCGGTGGTGGGAGCAGTGGGGTTGATGCAACTCATGCCGGTCACCGCGAATGCGGTAGCTCAACGATACGGATTTCCGGCCGTCGGACGGGAAGAGTTATTCGATCAAGAAACGAACATTCGGCTCGGGGTACGGTATCTCGGTCAGTTGCTTGAACAATATGGTGGAAACCTGGCTTATGCGGTGGCGGCCTACAATGCCGGGCCGATCGCCGTCAACAACTGGATCGCCGTGCACCGCGGACGGGACCAGGACGAGTTCGTGGAGCTGATTCCCTATCAGGAAACGCGGTTGTACGTGAAGCGAGTCCTGCGCAGTTATGGGGAATATCGACGCCTCCACAACGGTGTGTCGTAA
- a CDS encoding ATP synthase F0 sector subunit c: MDAAAAALVGMGLAAAGFAGAGVGIGYIFGKMIEAVARQPEAEGRVGKYMWIGFALVEAIALYGLVIAFIIMGLRK; the protein is encoded by the coding sequence ATGGATGCAGCAGCAGCAGCGTTGGTGGGCATGGGGTTGGCGGCGGCGGGCTTCGCCGGAGCCGGTGTGGGCATCGGGTACATCTTCGGAAAGATGATCGAGGCCGTGGCCCGGCAGCCGGAAGCGGAAGGTCGCGTCGGCAAGTACATGTGGATCGGGTTCGCGTTGGTCGAGGCGATCGCACTGTACGGACTGGTCATTGCGTTCATCATCATGGGCTTGCGCAAGTAG
- a CDS encoding M16 family peptidase, with translation MPKSHTAPGSLRTRFSLLVFSLLISVLPFDRISPAHAVEPKEFTLSNDMKVILVEVPKAPVATVQVWYKVGSRNEVMGRAGLSHMLEHMMFKGTAKYPKGTFSRLVRKNGGMDNAFTSQDFTAYFENLAADRVTLALELEADRMQGLILDPNEFKTEREVVKEERRLRNEDDPQGALVEALFAQAFMSHPYHWPVIGWFSDLDAMNLDDLQRHYDTYYSPNNATLLVVGDIKAEVLLPTITKLFEPIPKGPSPKPLAAAEGQQRGERRFLLKREAQVPFVMMGYRVPNYSSDDSYALNVLESILSHGKSARLYQSLVYEQKTALAVGADYGLMQADPGLFYFYAVVKPGEKVGAVEEAVLKEIHRLQAEPPTELELQRAKNQIEAAHIFEQDSNFRQAMLLGEAETIGAGWRKVSQFVERTRAVTAQDVQRVASQYLTADVRTTGTLIPQPPQAQAASPSQAH, from the coding sequence ATGCCTAAGTCACACACAGCCCCCGGTTCGTTGCGCACCCGGTTCTCCCTGCTCGTTTTTTCACTCCTGATTTCCGTCCTGCCCTTCGACCGGATCTCCCCGGCCCATGCCGTCGAGCCCAAAGAGTTCACTCTGTCCAACGACATGAAGGTGATCCTGGTCGAAGTCCCGAAGGCTCCCGTGGCCACCGTGCAGGTCTGGTATAAGGTCGGCTCGCGGAACGAAGTCATGGGGCGGGCCGGATTATCGCACATGCTGGAACATATGATGTTCAAAGGCACGGCGAAGTATCCCAAGGGCACATTTTCCCGCTTGGTTCGGAAAAACGGCGGAATGGACAACGCCTTCACCAGCCAAGACTTTACGGCCTACTTCGAAAACCTCGCCGCCGATCGCGTCACCCTGGCCCTGGAACTGGAAGCCGACCGGATGCAGGGGCTGATTCTTGATCCGAACGAATTCAAGACCGAGCGTGAAGTCGTCAAGGAAGAGCGGCGGCTCCGTAATGAAGACGATCCGCAAGGCGCGCTGGTCGAAGCCCTGTTCGCGCAGGCCTTCATGAGCCACCCCTACCACTGGCCGGTGATCGGGTGGTTCTCCGATCTCGATGCGATGAACCTCGACGATCTCCAGCGCCACTACGACACCTACTATTCTCCCAACAATGCGACCTTGCTCGTGGTCGGCGACATCAAGGCGGAGGTCCTGCTTCCGACCATCACCAAACTCTTTGAACCGATCCCCAAGGGGCCGTCGCCCAAGCCGCTCGCCGCAGCGGAAGGCCAGCAACGCGGCGAACGCCGGTTCCTCCTGAAGCGCGAAGCGCAAGTGCCCTTCGTCATGATGGGCTACCGTGTTCCCAACTATTCCAGCGATGATTCCTATGCCCTGAACGTACTCGAATCTATTTTGTCCCATGGCAAGAGCGCCCGGCTCTACCAGAGCCTCGTGTATGAGCAAAAAACCGCCCTAGCGGTCGGGGCCGACTACGGACTCATGCAGGCCGATCCGGGGCTGTTTTACTTCTATGCGGTGGTCAAGCCGGGTGAGAAGGTCGGAGCCGTCGAAGAGGCGGTTCTCAAAGAAATTCACCGCCTCCAGGCAGAGCCTCCGACGGAATTGGAGCTCCAGCGCGCGAAAAATCAGATCGAAGCGGCCCATATTTTCGAACAGGACTCGAACTTCCGCCAGGCTATGCTGCTGGGGGAGGCCGAGACGATCGGGGCCGGCTGGCGAAAGGTCAGTCAGTTTGTGGAACGTACGCGCGCCGTCACGGCCCAGGATGTCCAGCGTGTCGCATCGCAATACCTGACCGCCGATGTACGCACGACCGGGACCCTGATACCCCAACCTCCACAAGCACAGGCAGCTTCGCCATCCCAAGCCCACTAG
- a CDS encoding zinc protease yields the protein MTQTQIAALPYRLRNDRFASLFLLGLFCFALCLPLASAGAAEILPTRSVTTNGMTVLFLEQHFLPTVEIHALVKVGSAQDPPDKAGLANLTASLLDEGTVTRTSRQIAEQIDFVGGSLGAHATEDFTTASARVLKKDADLGFALLADMLQHPAFHKQEFERVREQILGEIVSDDDDPGNVAMKAFHQLIFHGHPYSWPAHGTEDTLHRITVADIQQFHAREYVPNQTILVIVGDLTQEQAATLVQNHFGSWKKGTTSSSILKKPTPLDRKMVQLIEKDLTQSTIVLGHTGISRSNPDYYAVTVMNYILGAGGFSSRLMDSIRDKQGLAYGIMSQFDTRLMPGAFLINLQTRTDVTNQAITGVLTEIKGIRDAPVTDQELSEAKSFIIGSFPLRVDSSAKLANVLAQVEFYNLGLDYFTQYPKAIEKVTKDDVLRVAKQYLDPQHYALVVVGSIAKAKVKQ from the coding sequence ATGACTCAAACACAGATCGCTGCTTTGCCGTATCGCCTTCGAAACGACCGGTTCGCAAGCCTGTTCCTCCTGGGACTATTTTGTTTCGCGCTCTGTCTGCCCTTGGCATCCGCAGGCGCCGCCGAGATCCTCCCCACCAGATCGGTGACCACGAACGGCATGACGGTCTTGTTCCTCGAACAGCATTTTCTCCCCACGGTGGAGATCCATGCGCTCGTCAAGGTGGGGTCGGCGCAAGATCCGCCGGACAAGGCCGGCCTGGCCAATCTGACCGCCAGCTTGCTGGACGAAGGTACCGTCACCCGAACGTCTCGGCAAATCGCCGAACAGATTGATTTCGTGGGAGGCTCGCTGGGAGCCCATGCAACGGAAGATTTCACGACCGCCTCCGCGCGCGTGCTCAAAAAGGACGCAGACTTGGGATTTGCTCTCCTAGCCGACATGCTCCAGCATCCGGCGTTTCACAAGCAGGAATTCGAGCGGGTCCGCGAGCAGATCCTCGGCGAAATCGTCAGTGACGACGACGATCCCGGCAACGTGGCCATGAAGGCCTTTCATCAATTGATCTTTCACGGCCATCCCTATAGCTGGCCGGCCCATGGCACGGAAGACACGTTGCACCGGATTACGGTGGCCGACATCCAACAGTTCCATGCCAGGGAATATGTGCCCAACCAGACGATCCTCGTCATTGTAGGAGACCTGACGCAAGAACAGGCTGCGACGCTCGTCCAGAACCACTTCGGATCTTGGAAGAAAGGGACAACCTCTTCCTCCATACTCAAAAAGCCGACCCCACTTGACCGTAAAATGGTTCAGCTCATCGAGAAGGATTTGACGCAATCCACGATCGTCCTGGGGCACACCGGCATCAGCCGCTCGAATCCCGATTACTATGCCGTCACGGTCATGAACTATATTTTGGGTGCAGGCGGATTTTCATCGCGCCTCATGGACTCGATTCGCGACAAGCAGGGGCTCGCCTACGGCATCATGAGCCAATTCGACACCAGATTGATGCCCGGCGCCTTTCTCATCAACCTGCAAACCAGAACCGACGTGACGAATCAAGCCATCACCGGAGTGTTGACCGAGATCAAGGGGATTCGCGATGCGCCGGTGACGGATCAGGAACTCAGTGAAGCGAAGTCATTCATCATCGGCAGTTTCCCCTTGCGGGTCGATTCCAGCGCGAAACTGGCGAACGTCCTCGCCCAAGTGGAGTTTTATAATCTCGGTCTGGACTATTTCACACAGTATCCGAAGGCCATCGAGAAAGTCACCAAAGACGATGTTCTGCGCGTCGCCAAGCAGTATCTCGATCCTCAACATTATGCATTGGTGGTCGTCGGGTCGATCGCCAAGGCCAAGGTCAAACAATAG
- a CDS encoding ATP synthase F0 sector subunit b, whose amino-acid sequence MPQFESHFFSSLIFWEILSFGILFFLLYKYAFPSLLSMLEEREKKIKDSLDQAERHRTEAERKLKEYEAKLAAASKETETLLAQAKERAQRLMEENEQRMTVDAERIKSDATREIEQERRKAIQDIRSQTTDLALMVAEKVVGRALTEADHRRLADEALDALAKTYQSRN is encoded by the coding sequence ATGCCTCAATTTGAATCGCATTTCTTTTCCTCGTTGATCTTTTGGGAGATCCTCTCCTTCGGGATTTTGTTCTTTCTGCTCTACAAGTATGCGTTTCCGAGCCTGTTAAGCATGCTCGAGGAGCGTGAGAAAAAGATCAAGGACAGTCTTGATCAGGCTGAACGACACCGCACCGAAGCCGAGCGCAAACTCAAGGAATACGAAGCCAAGCTGGCGGCGGCATCCAAAGAGACGGAAACCCTGTTGGCGCAGGCGAAGGAGCGGGCTCAGAGGCTGATGGAGGAGAACGAACAGCGGATGACGGTGGATGCGGAGCGGATCAAGAGTGACGCCACGCGTGAGATCGAACAGGAACGCCGCAAGGCCATTCAGGACATCCGTTCGCAGACGACCGATTTGGCCTTGATGGTGGCTGAGAAGGTCGTGGGGAGGGCCTTGACTGAAGCGGACCATCGCCGTCTGGCGGACGAAGCCCTCGACGCCCTCGCGAAGACCTATCAGAGCCGCAACTAG
- a CDS encoding ATP synthase F0 sector subunit a: protein MEESPLHAFELHELIPLVPAGIDISINKAVILMWVVVGLVAVLMISAAAARKLVPGKLQNLAELIVEFIRGIILDTMGEPGMKYFPLIATLFLFILFANLIGLIPGSYTVTSQIIVTAVFAVGMYGLSIVLGFSLHGAKFLGILVPPGTPGWLLPLMIPIELISQLARPISLAVRLFANMTAGHVILGVLFGLAISGGLLIGWLPFAFTIAMNGLEVGIAFIQAYIFTVLSCVYLGDAVTLHGHSEHAH, encoded by the coding sequence GTGGAAGAAAGTCCGTTACATGCCTTTGAACTGCACGAACTGATTCCGCTGGTTCCGGCCGGGATCGATATTTCCATCAATAAGGCCGTCATCCTCATGTGGGTTGTGGTGGGCTTGGTGGCCGTTCTCATGATCTCCGCAGCCGCGGCTCGCAAGTTGGTCCCGGGCAAGTTGCAGAACTTGGCCGAACTGATCGTCGAATTCATTCGCGGGATCATCTTGGATACCATGGGCGAACCGGGCATGAAATACTTCCCTCTCATCGCCACCTTGTTTCTCTTTATCCTCTTCGCCAATTTGATCGGGTTGATTCCCGGTTCCTATACCGTCACCAGCCAGATCATCGTGACGGCGGTGTTTGCCGTAGGGATGTATGGACTGAGCATCGTGCTCGGCTTTTCGCTCCACGGCGCGAAGTTTCTCGGCATTCTTGTGCCGCCCGGGACGCCGGGGTGGCTGTTGCCGCTGATGATTCCGATCGAATTGATCAGCCAACTGGCGCGTCCGATCTCGCTGGCCGTGCGGTTGTTCGCCAACATGACCGCCGGTCACGTCATTCTGGGAGTGTTGTTCGGGTTGGCGATCAGCGGCGGGTTGTTGATCGGGTGGCTGCCGTTCGCCTTTACGATTGCGATGAACGGACTCGAAGTCGGCATCGCGTTTATTCAAGCCTATATTTTCACCGTGCTCAGCTGTGTGTATCTGGGGGACGCCGTCACCCTGCACGGTCATAGCGAGCACGCACACTAG
- a CDS encoding ATP synthase protein I has protein sequence MARPPLGAPSPTVRKSVVREYAMPPSQDPLYAGLGQAVRIGTELLAALIAGGGLGWAIDTYLLDSNPWGLVTGLGLGAAAGIRNAYRSAQRWQG, from the coding sequence ATGGCGCGCCCGCCATTGGGTGCACCCTCCCCGACTGTGCGGAAGAGTGTCGTGCGTGAGTACGCGATGCCCCCCTCTCAAGACCCCTTATATGCGGGGCTCGGACAGGCTGTCCGGATTGGGACGGAACTGCTCGCTGCGTTGATTGCCGGGGGAGGGCTGGGCTGGGCCATCGACACCTATCTGCTCGATTCCAATCCCTGGGGCTTGGTGACGGGGCTGGGGTTGGGGGCGGCAGCCGGTATTAGGAACGCCTATCGATCGGCGCAACGTTGGCAGGGTTAA
- a CDS encoding 23S rRNA (adenine(2503)-C(2))-methyltransferase RlmN codes for MDQQAGRRTNLLALNEAGLTAFVGRLGWSTYRASQILRWLYQGRVRTFADMTNLSQKERSCLTADCSIERTTDVRFFSSHDGTRKFVLTLADGLQVECVLIPDEDRLTLCLSTQVGCTLDCGFCLTGTMGLQRNLRPHEIINQVLLAQDHLSEGERLTNLVFMGMGEPLANLDAVADAISRLTNKTWGLGFSPRRITISTAGLASRIKDVAALKVNLAVSLNATTDELRHQIMPAANRLHSLQALLAACRAYPLAERDRLTFEYVLLADVNDRPEDAARLVRLLRGLRCKVNLIAFNPFPGSAYRRPSDEAISIFQNTLRRGHVDVYLRRSRGRDVLGACGQLGRFDGDKAPVALTQIQTRC; via the coding sequence ATGGATCAGCAGGCTGGCAGGCGCACGAATCTCCTGGCCCTGAACGAAGCTGGGTTGACTGCTTTTGTCGGGAGGCTCGGGTGGTCGACCTATCGCGCATCGCAGATCTTGCGCTGGCTCTATCAGGGACGCGTCCGTACCTTCGCCGACATGACCAACCTGTCGCAGAAGGAGCGAAGCTGTCTTACGGCAGACTGCAGCATCGAACGAACCACCGACGTCCGGTTTTTTTCGTCCCACGACGGCACCAGGAAATTCGTCCTGACATTGGCGGATGGCCTGCAGGTCGAATGTGTGCTCATCCCGGATGAAGACCGCCTCACCCTCTGCCTCTCCACGCAGGTCGGTTGCACGCTCGATTGCGGGTTTTGCCTCACCGGCACGATGGGACTCCAACGCAACCTGCGTCCGCATGAGATCATCAATCAAGTACTCCTCGCCCAAGACCACCTGAGCGAAGGGGAACGGCTCACGAACCTGGTATTCATGGGAATGGGGGAACCGCTGGCCAACCTCGACGCGGTTGCCGACGCAATCTCACGCCTGACCAATAAAACCTGGGGACTGGGGTTCTCGCCTCGCCGCATCACGATCTCCACCGCTGGACTCGCGTCACGGATCAAGGATGTGGCCGCCCTCAAGGTCAACCTGGCCGTGTCCCTGAACGCGACGACCGACGAGCTTCGGCACCAGATCATGCCTGCGGCCAACCGGCTCCATTCGCTGCAAGCCCTGCTCGCCGCCTGCCGGGCCTATCCGTTGGCGGAACGTGATCGCCTGACCTTTGAATACGTCTTGCTCGCGGATGTCAACGACCGTCCGGAGGATGCCGCTCGCCTGGTCCGATTGCTCCGCGGCCTCCGTTGCAAGGTCAACCTCATCGCCTTCAACCCCTTTCCAGGCAGCGCCTATCGCCGCCCATCGGATGAAGCCATCAGCATTTTTCAGAACACCCTGCGCCGAGGTCATGTGGACGTGTACCTCCGCCGCAGCCGCGGCCGCGATGTCCTGGGCGCCTGCGGACAACTGGGTCGCTTCGACGGGGACAAAGCCCCGGTTGCCTTGACACAGATTCAAACCCGTTGTTAG
- a CDS encoding ATP-utilizing enzyme of the PP-loop superfamily gives MTPTIPLIDKLSRARQILREMGSVVVALSGGIDSSLVLKLAHDELGQKAVAVTAVSATFPAVELEATKRIAAEIGACHRTVDTDQLQIPEFVRNDASRCYHCKADLYSLLGTLRHEYAAGYIVDGTNVDDLGDDRPGLKAAREWGVRSPLLEATFSKADIREVARELGLSNWDKPAAACLSSRVPRGITITKSTLSRVEQAEAALAQEGFRHCRVRDHGEIARIELAVEELPSLLSPGRRERLAAALKELGYRFVTLDLEGYRQGGVSLTPPA, from the coding sequence ATGACTCCCACCATTCCGCTGATCGACAAACTCTCCCGGGCTCGACAGATCCTTCGCGAGATGGGATCGGTCGTCGTCGCCCTTTCCGGCGGCATCGACAGTTCCCTCGTGCTCAAGTTGGCCCATGATGAATTGGGACAGAAGGCCGTCGCGGTCACCGCCGTCTCCGCCACGTTTCCGGCCGTCGAACTCGAAGCGACCAAGCGAATCGCCGCAGAGATCGGAGCTTGTCACCGCACCGTCGACACGGATCAATTGCAGATTCCCGAATTCGTCCGCAATGACGCCTCGCGTTGTTACCACTGCAAGGCGGATCTCTATTCGCTCCTGGGGACGCTCCGCCATGAATATGCGGCAGGTTACATTGTCGACGGCACGAACGTGGACGACCTGGGAGACGACCGCCCGGGCCTGAAGGCGGCTCGCGAGTGGGGCGTCCGCAGCCCGTTACTAGAAGCAACCTTCTCGAAGGCCGATATCCGTGAGGTTGCAAGGGAGTTGGGACTGTCCAATTGGGATAAGCCCGCGGCAGCCTGCCTCTCTTCACGGGTCCCGCGAGGAATCACCATCACCAAAAGTACTCTCTCTCGCGTCGAACAGGCGGAAGCGGCCCTGGCGCAGGAAGGTTTCCGCCACTGCCGAGTACGCGACCATGGAGAGATCGCCAGGATTGAACTGGCGGTGGAGGAACTGCCCAGCCTATTGAGCCCAGGCCGGCGCGAACGGCTGGCCGCAGCCTTGAAAGAACTGGGTTACCGTTTCGTCACGTTGGATTTGGAAGGATACCGCCAGGGAGGCGTCAGCCTCACCCCCCCGGCATAA
- a CDS encoding Ribonuclease Y → MVGPMCAATACRPAALREVVPISLDVGASIVIGLLGAVFGAGLYELLRRRSALARRSQAEEQSVQIVQAAQREAETVLKEAKLEAKDLVFQSRTELEKEQKVKLAEISNAERRVVQREEGLEKKAGVLDKRDHEALKREQELLMREEGLTQKETACEQAVKQHREALERVAGLTAEEAKRQLIQEMESQARLDAAGLAKRMLEEAKENAEREAREIIACSIQRVTRDYVNEATISVVSIPNDAMKGRIIGREGRNIRAIEAATGIDLIIDETPEAVIISGFDPLRREIAKVSLERLMHDGRIHPTRIEEIVEKVKTDVEKLMIEEAEKVIFEVGLSDFHPELVKVLGRLKYRTSYGQNNLYHAREAAYICGIMASELKLDVKLAKRGALLHDIGKAVSHEEEGPHAMLGAEIAKKYGEHPKVVNAIAAHHEQVEAICPETVLVAAAEALSAARPGARREALESYVKRLEKLESLATVHKGVQKAYAIQAGREIRVIVKQEDLTDPECFQLSRDLAKKIEQELTYPGQIKVTVIRESRFVDFAK, encoded by the coding sequence GTGGTTGGGCCTATGTGTGCGGCGACGGCGTGCCGTCCCGCCGCCTTAAGGGAGGTGGTTCCCATTTCTCTCGACGTTGGTGCGTCCATTGTCATCGGGTTGTTGGGAGCGGTGTTCGGCGCCGGTCTCTACGAGTTGTTGCGTCGGCGGTCTGCCTTGGCGCGGCGGTCGCAGGCTGAAGAGCAGTCGGTACAGATCGTTCAAGCGGCTCAGCGGGAAGCCGAGACGGTGTTGAAAGAGGCCAAGCTGGAAGCTAAAGATCTGGTCTTTCAGTCCAGGACGGAGTTGGAGAAAGAGCAAAAGGTGAAGTTGGCGGAGATCTCGAACGCGGAGCGGCGGGTTGTCCAGCGAGAGGAGGGGCTGGAGAAGAAGGCCGGTGTCCTCGACAAGCGGGACCACGAGGCTCTGAAACGTGAGCAAGAACTCCTCATGCGTGAGGAGGGATTGACCCAGAAGGAGACGGCTTGTGAGCAGGCTGTCAAGCAGCATCGCGAGGCGCTTGAACGGGTCGCCGGCCTGACGGCTGAGGAGGCCAAACGGCAACTCATCCAGGAAATGGAAAGTCAGGCCCGGTTGGATGCAGCAGGCCTGGCAAAGCGCATGCTCGAAGAGGCGAAGGAAAATGCGGAGCGGGAGGCGCGTGAGATTATCGCCTGTTCCATTCAGCGTGTGACCCGTGATTATGTCAATGAAGCGACGATTTCAGTCGTGTCGATTCCCAATGATGCGATGAAGGGCCGGATCATCGGCCGGGAGGGGCGAAATATCCGGGCGATCGAAGCGGCGACGGGCATTGATCTCATCATCGATGAGACGCCCGAGGCGGTCATTATTTCAGGGTTCGATCCGCTGCGCCGTGAAATCGCCAAGGTGTCGCTCGAACGGCTCATGCACGATGGGCGTATCCATCCGACCCGCATCGAAGAGATCGTCGAAAAGGTGAAGACAGATGTTGAGAAGCTGATGATCGAAGAGGCCGAAAAGGTCATCTTCGAGGTCGGCTTGTCCGATTTCCATCCTGAATTGGTCAAGGTGCTGGGACGGCTCAAGTATCGCACCAGCTATGGACAAAACAATCTGTACCATGCCCGGGAAGCGGCCTACATCTGCGGCATCATGGCTTCCGAGCTGAAACTCGACGTGAAGCTCGCCAAGCGGGGCGCCCTGTTGCACGACATCGGTAAGGCCGTGAGTCATGAGGAGGAGGGCCCGCATGCCATGTTGGGTGCGGAGATCGCCAAGAAATACGGCGAGCACCCCAAGGTTGTGAATGCCATCGCGGCGCATCACGAACAGGTCGAGGCGATATGTCCGGAAACGGTCTTAGTAGCGGCGGCGGAAGCACTGTCTGCCGCACGCCCCGGCGCCCGCCGTGAAGCGTTGGAATCCTATGTGAAGCGGTTGGAGAAGCTGGAGTCGTTGGCCACCGTGCATAAGGGCGTTCAGAAGGCCTATGCGATTCAAGCTGGCCGCGAAATTCGCGTGATCGTGAAGCAGGAAGATCTGACGGATCCGGAATGTTTCCAGCTTTCTCGGGACTTGGCGAAGAAGATCGAGCAGGAGCTGACCTATCCGGGCCAAATCAAGGTAACGGTCATCCGGGAGAGCCGTTTCGTTGATTTCGCGAAGTGA